TTTACCCGTGCTCGATGGGGGCCATTTGCTGTATTACTTTGTGGAAGTGATCACCGGGAAGCCTGTACCCGAAAAGGTTCAGGAAATAGGATTCAGATTTGGGGCAGCCTTGCTGCTAATGTTGATGAGTATCGCCCTTTTCAATGATTTTGCCCGACTCTGAGCAAGGACAGACAAATAATCAGAAGTGCTCTATGAGATTGAATAAGCTTTTTGCCTCTATGATGCTGCTAGGCGCATCATATTCAGGGACAGGTCTGGCTGAGACCTTTGCGCCATTCACAGTCACCGACATTCAAGTAGAAGGTTTGCAACGTGTTGCACTGGGTGCTGCCTTGCTCAGCCTGCCAATAAAGGTAGGTGATACCGTTGACCAGCTGAAACTGCAGCAGGCCATTAAGAGCCTTTATGCCACTACCAACTTTGATACTGTCTCGGTTGCCAATGATGACGGCGTCCTCGTTGTGACCGTCAAAGAGCGTCCCACCATCAGTGAGGTGACGTTTGAAGGTAACAAGGACATCAAAGACGAGCAGCTGCAGGAAAGCCTTGATAGCAGTGGTGTGAAGGTGGGTGAAGCCCTCGATCGCACCATGCTGTCCGGTATCGAAAAAGGTCTGCAGGACTTCTACTACGGTGTGGGTAAATACGGTGCCAAGGTTGAGGCACAGGTGATTAACCTCCCCCGTAACCGCGTCGAATTGAAATTCAAATTTACCGAAGGTCTGGCTGCCGAAATTCGTCAGATCAATATCGTGGGCAACAGCAAGTTCTCCGACGCCGAGTTGATTGGCATGCTGGAGCTCAAAGACTATGTGGCCTGGTGGGATCTCTTCGGTGAGCGTCGCTACCAGAAGCAAAAGCTGCAGGCGGACCTTGAAACCATCAAGACCCACTACCACAACAACGGCTATATCCGCTTTGATGTGACATCCACTCAGGTGGCGATGACACCCGATCGCAAGGGCTTGTACATCACTATTAACGTGGATGAAGGTGAGCAGTACAAGGTCAAGGAAGTTAACCTCACCGGCGATCTGATGGGCCGCGAAGAACTGATGCGAGCCATTCTGCCTATCAAGGCGGGCGATCAGTACAACGGCGCCGACGTGACCTTTACCGAAGAAATGTACTCCAAGTATCTGGGGCGTTTCGGTTATGCCTATCCCGAAGTGAAGACCTATCCGGAAATTGACGACGAAAGCAAAGAGGTGACCCTCAATGTGAACGTGCGCCCCGGTAAGCGTGTGTATGTTCGCTCCGTTAACTTCACCGGTAACACTGTGACCAAGGATGAAGTGCTGCGCCGTGAGCTGCGTCAGATGGAAGGTGCCTGGCTCAACTCCGCCAACGTTGAACTGTCGAAAAACCGTTTGAACCGTTTGGGCTTCTTTGAAACCGTCGATACTGAAACCGTTCAGGTTCCCGGTACTGATGATCTGGTAGACGTGGCCTTTAAAGTGAAAGAGCAGCCATCTGGCTCCTTTAACGCCGGTATTGGTTATGGCACCGAGTCGGGAATCAGCCTGCAGTTTGGTGTGCAGCAGAGCAACTTCCTTGGCACGGGTAACCAGGCCGGTATCAACATCAATACCAACAAGTATTCCAAGAACGTCAGCCTGTCGTACTCAGATCCTTACTTCACTAAAGACGGTGTGAGTTTGGGTGGAAACATTTACTGGAACGAATTCGATGCCAACGAGGCCAACCTTGAGCGTTATAAAAATAGCTCTTACGGTGTTGCCCTTAGCAGCGGTTTCCCGGTGAATGAGTACAACCGACTGAACTTTGGTATTGGTTTCCGTCACAACACCATTTCGGAAATTTCGGCGTACGAACAGGCGCTGCGCTTCTATAACATTTACCGTGATGAAGACGATCCTAACTCCGACCTCAGCTTCAATAACTTTGAGCTGAACGCCGGTTGGTACAGAAGCACCCTGAACCGCGGTACCTTCCCGACTGATGGCTCCAGCCAGCGCTTGTCAGGTAAGATGTCGACTCCGGGCTCGGATCTGCAGTACTTCAAGGCAGACTTTGATACCAACTTCTACTTCCCGCTGACCCGAAGCCACAGCTTTGTGGTGCTGAGCCGTGCCCGCATCGGTTACGGTAACGGTTACGGTGACTTCAACGGTAATGACCAGATCCTGCCATTCTGGGAAAACTACTACTCGGGTGGTTCCAGCAGCCTGCGAGGCTTTAAGTCCAACTCAGTGGGTCCACGTTCATTCTACGTAGTACGTGGCAGTGAACCATGCTCTCCAGACCCAAGCGGCGACGGCTGCGGCTTGCCGGGCGATCCTAACCAAATTCAGGTTAGCCAGGGTCGCTCCATCGGTGGTAACGCCGTGGCCACAGCCAGTCTTGAACTGATCGTGCCAACGCCATTCCTGGATGAGGCCTACACCAATTCAGTACGTACCAGCTTCTTTGTGGATGCCGGTAACGTCTGGGATACCGAGTTTGATTACGACAAGTATCGCTCTTTGCCAGCTGAGGAATTTGCCAAGCTCGAAGACTACAGTGACCCAAGCCGCCTGCGGGCTTCATGGGGTATGAGCGTACAGTGGTTGTCACCCATGGGACCCATGGTATTCAGCCTTGCGTGGCCAATTAAAGAGTACGAAGACGACGAAACCGAGATCTTCTCCTTCAATATTGGCAAAACTTTCTAAAACACATACACTCGGCGACGATTGTGACAAAACACCACAACAAGGAGTTTATTTTGAACAAGATGCTTAACCGTGCACTCGTGACTCTGATGCTGATTGGCGCGCCACTGGCTGCCAACGCAGAGAAAATTGCTGTCGTTGATATGGGTGCCGTGTTTGAACAGCTGCCTCAGCGTGAAGCGATTGGCAAGGCGCTGGAAAAAGAGTTTGGCGACCGTGAAGCCGAAGTGAAAAAGCTGCAGGGTGATCTGCGCAGCCTGATGGAGAAAAACCAGCGTGATGCAGCGCTGATGAGCGAAACTCAGAAAACTGAGGCTCTGCGCAAGATGGAAGCGCTGCAGGCAGATCTGCAACTGAAGGGCAAAGCCCTGCAGGAAGACGTGCGTCGTCGTCAGGCCGAAGAGCAGAACAAGATCCTGGTTAAGGTTCAGCAAGTCATCAAAGACATCGCCGAAAAGGAACAAATCGATGTAGTGATGCAGAGCGGTGCCGTGGTATTTGCCAAGCCTCAGCTTGATATCTCCAGCAAGGTAGTAGAAGCGCTGGGCAAGGCCAAGTAATAAATGAAGCAAGTGACTCTGGGCCAATTGGCCGAACATTTGGGAGCAGAACTCAAGGGCGATGGCAGTTTACTGATCTCCTCAGTGGCCACCCTTGAAGATGCAGGTGCCGGACAAATCAGCTTTTTGGCCAACAGTAAATACCGTGCTCAGCTGGAAGGAACCAAAGCGAGCGCTGTACTCTTGGCCCCGAAAGATGCTGACACCTATGAAGGCAATGCCCTCATTCTCAAAGACCCCTACGTCGGTTTTGCCCGGGTCGCGCAATTGCTTGATACAACCCCAAATGCAGCTGAAGGTATCCATGCTTCAGCTGTGATTGACCCCAGCGCCCGTTTGGGTGAGGGAGTCAGCATTGGTGCCAATGCCGTCATTGGTGCCAATGTGATTTTGGGTGACAAGGTGCAGATAGGTCCCGGCACCGTGGTGGGGCAGGATTCCATCATAGGCTCAGGAACCCGTCTTTGGGCTAACGTCACCGTTTACCACGATGTACATTTGGGCATGGACTGTATCGTTCATTCGGGTGCAGTTATTGGTTCAGATGGTTTTGGTTACGCCAACGAGCGGGGCAATTGGGTTAAGATCCCCCAAACCGGCGGTGTGCGCATTGGCAACAATGTAGAAATTGGCGCCAGCACCACCATTGACCGGGGCGCCCTGTCCCATACTGAAATTCACGATGGCGTTATTATCGATAATCAGGTGCAAATCGCACACAACGATGTGATTGGCGCCCACACTGCGATTGCTGGCAACACCACCATCGCAGGCAGTGTGACTATTGGCAAATACTGTATACTTGGTGGCAACAGTGCCGTTGCCGGCCACCTGAGTATCGTCGATGGCACCCATGTCAGTGGCGCTACCAACGTTACCAGTATTATC
This sequence is a window from Shewanella zhangzhouensis. Protein-coding genes within it:
- the lpxD gene encoding UDP-3-O-(3-hydroxymyristoyl)glucosamine N-acyltransferase, with translation MKQVTLGQLAEHLGAELKGDGSLLISSVATLEDAGAGQISFLANSKYRAQLEGTKASAVLLAPKDADTYEGNALILKDPYVGFARVAQLLDTTPNAAEGIHASAVIDPSARLGEGVSIGANAVIGANVILGDKVQIGPGTVVGQDSIIGSGTRLWANVTVYHDVHLGMDCIVHSGAVIGSDGFGYANERGNWVKIPQTGGVRIGNNVEIGASTTIDRGALSHTEIHDGVIIDNQVQIAHNDVIGAHTAIAGNTTIAGSVTIGKYCILGGNSAVAGHLSIVDGTHVSGATNVTSIIREPGVYSSATVAMENKLWRRNTVRFRQLDELFQRVKVLEGKQQEDK
- the bamA gene encoding outer membrane protein assembly factor BamA; translation: MRLNKLFASMMLLGASYSGTGLAETFAPFTVTDIQVEGLQRVALGAALLSLPIKVGDTVDQLKLQQAIKSLYATTNFDTVSVANDDGVLVVTVKERPTISEVTFEGNKDIKDEQLQESLDSSGVKVGEALDRTMLSGIEKGLQDFYYGVGKYGAKVEAQVINLPRNRVELKFKFTEGLAAEIRQINIVGNSKFSDAELIGMLELKDYVAWWDLFGERRYQKQKLQADLETIKTHYHNNGYIRFDVTSTQVAMTPDRKGLYITINVDEGEQYKVKEVNLTGDLMGREELMRAILPIKAGDQYNGADVTFTEEMYSKYLGRFGYAYPEVKTYPEIDDESKEVTLNVNVRPGKRVYVRSVNFTGNTVTKDEVLRRELRQMEGAWLNSANVELSKNRLNRLGFFETVDTETVQVPGTDDLVDVAFKVKEQPSGSFNAGIGYGTESGISLQFGVQQSNFLGTGNQAGININTNKYSKNVSLSYSDPYFTKDGVSLGGNIYWNEFDANEANLERYKNSSYGVALSSGFPVNEYNRLNFGIGFRHNTISEISAYEQALRFYNIYRDEDDPNSDLSFNNFELNAGWYRSTLNRGTFPTDGSSQRLSGKMSTPGSDLQYFKADFDTNFYFPLTRSHSFVVLSRARIGYGNGYGDFNGNDQILPFWENYYSGGSSSLRGFKSNSVGPRSFYVVRGSEPCSPDPSGDGCGLPGDPNQIQVSQGRSIGGNAVATASLELIVPTPFLDEAYTNSVRTSFFVDAGNVWDTEFDYDKYRSLPAEEFAKLEDYSDPSRLRASWGMSVQWLSPMGPMVFSLAWPIKEYEDDETEIFSFNIGKTF
- a CDS encoding OmpH family outer membrane protein; amino-acid sequence: MLNRALVTLMLIGAPLAANAEKIAVVDMGAVFEQLPQREAIGKALEKEFGDREAEVKKLQGDLRSLMEKNQRDAALMSETQKTEALRKMEALQADLQLKGKALQEDVRRRQAEEQNKILVKVQQVIKDIAEKEQIDVVMQSGAVVFAKPQLDISSKVVEALGKAK